The Nocardioides ginsengisegetis region GTGCTCGTGCAGCAGTCCCGTCTCGGCGAGATCGACCGCGACGAGCTGGCGGAGGTCATCACCGAGGCCTGGGCCACCATGGCGCCCAAGCCGCTGGCCAGGAAGTTCTTCGGGGATGTCTGATCCCCGCGCACGGGGTCAGCGGTCCAACGGGGGCCAGGCGACCCGCTCCCGGGTCGACCCCGCACGCCTGGCCGCCTTCGACGTGCTCAAGACCGTGCGCGTGGACCAGGCCTACACCAACCTCGTCCTGCCGGCCGTCCTCCGCCACCACGGCCTGACCGGACGCGACGCGGCCTTCGTCACCGAGCTGGCCTCGGGCACGATCCGCCGCCGCGGCACCTACGACGCCATCCTCGCCGCCTGCGCGGACCGGCCGCTGAGCAAGATCGAGGCCAAGGTCCTCGACGCCCTGCGCCTGGGCACCCACCAGCTCCTGGCCATGCGGGTCCCGAGCCACGCCGCGATCAGCACCACCGTCGACCTGGTCCGCGCCAAGGTCAGCTCCGGCGCGGGCGGCTTCACCAACGCGGTCCTGCGCCGGGTCTCGGAGCAGGAGCTCGCCGAGTGGATCGGTCGCGTCGCCCCCGACCCGCGGGTCGCGCCCGTGCGGTTCGCCAGCATCGCCTACAGCCATCCCCAGTGGGTCGTGGAGGAGCTGCGCAACGCCGTCGGCTGGCACGAGCTGCACGACCTGCTCGCCGCCGACAACGAGGCGCCCAAGGTCACCCTCGTCGCGCGCCCCGGCCGCGCCACGCGCGACGAGCTGCCCGGCACGCCGACCACGCTCTCGCCGTACGGCGTCGTGCTGGCCGCCGGCGACCCGGGCTCGATCCCGGCCGTCGCCGAGGGGCGGGCGGGCGTGCAGGACGAGGGCTCGCAGCTCGTGGCCATGGCCCTGGCGGCCGCCCCCCTGACCGGTCGCGACGAGCGCTGGCTGGACCTCTGCGCCGGCCCCGGCGGCAAGTCCGCCCTGCTGGCAGCCCTGGCCGGACGTCGCGGCGCCGGGCTGGTGGCGGGGGAGCGGCAGCCGCACCGCGCCCGCCTCGTGCAGCGCAACCTCGAGGGCGCCGACGGCGTGATCGGCATCGTGGCCGCCGACGGCACCCGGCCGCCGTGGCGCCCCGGCACCTTCGACCGGGTCCTCGTGGACGCGCCGTGCACCGGCCTCGGCGCGCTGCGTCGCCGTCCCGAGGCCCGCTGGCGACGCAAGCCCGACGACATGCTCCAGCTGGTGCTGCTCCAGCGCCAGCTGCTCACCTCGGCGCTCGACCTCGTCCGGCCCGGCGGCGTCGTGGTCTACGCGACCTGCTCGCCGGTGCTCGCCGAGACCGAGGGAGTCGTGACGTCGGTGCTCAGTGCCCACCCCGAGGTCCGGCTCGAGGATGCGAGCCTGCTCCTGCCCGGCGTGCCCAACTGTGCCGGCCCGATCCCGGGGACCGTCCAGCTCTGGCCGCACCGGCACGGCACCGA contains the following coding sequences:
- a CDS encoding RsmB/NOP family class I SAM-dependent RNA methyltransferase; the encoded protein is MSDPRARGQRSNGGQATRSRVDPARLAAFDVLKTVRVDQAYTNLVLPAVLRHHGLTGRDAAFVTELASGTIRRRGTYDAILAACADRPLSKIEAKVLDALRLGTHQLLAMRVPSHAAISTTVDLVRAKVSSGAGGFTNAVLRRVSEQELAEWIGRVAPDPRVAPVRFASIAYSHPQWVVEELRNAVGWHELHDLLAADNEAPKVTLVARPGRATRDELPGTPTTLSPYGVVLAAGDPGSIPAVAEGRAGVQDEGSQLVAMALAAAPLTGRDERWLDLCAGPGGKSALLAALAGRRGAGLVAGERQPHRARLVQRNLEGADGVIGIVAADGTRPPWRPGTFDRVLVDAPCTGLGALRRRPEARWRRKPDDMLQLVLLQRQLLTSALDLVRPGGVVVYATCSPVLAETEGVVTSVLSAHPEVRLEDASLLLPGVPNCAGPIPGTVQLWPHRHGTDAMFVAALRRAEA